The DNA region AGCTCCTCTCCTTTCTTAATAGCCTTTATACTGCGAACTATCAATCTCGGACCATATCCTTCCTCATTTCCTACATTACCACAAaccaaattaaaactaaaactcATTACTTGTAGTCTGATGGCATCACTATTGCTCTAGTTTCAGGTTCGAGTCCCATCCCAATTgtgtactcaaaaaataaaataaaataaaaataaaaagcattaAGATTCATCATCAAAATTCTTGAAATGAAATGCTAGTAAGAAAGTTCACCTATTGCTGACAAGAATTTGTTGATAAGTTCATTTCCATTGGCAGTGTCACCATCAGTGGACGCCGGATATATAAGCAAGCGCGGCACAGTTCCAGAGCACGGCATAGTCGAAAACCCGTAAGAGGAATTGGGGGTGCAGCCATGATTGATCCAAGAGAAGCTTGGACCATAAACCGCAACTCCAACGCTGCACCCTGCGCTATCCTGCACCTCCACGGCGTTCGTTAGCACCAAGCAGAGCACGGCCTCCTCCACCGCGCACTCTCCGGCCGACGATGACTCCAAATCCGGACCGTCTCGCGTCCTCCTCGCAGCTGCCATAGCTCTCGCGCCTTCTTTGATTCTCTCCATAACCTCGCCATCTTCGTCGGATCCAGTCCTCATCAATTCCGCGCGATTCGTCATCAAGCCTCCGATTCTATCAAATACGCCGTCGTTTCGAGGAACGACACGGAGCGTTTCGAAGCGGTGGAGGAGACGGAGGGAGAGGCGGAGGTCGGAGGAGTCGGGATACGTGGAAGGTGGCGATTGGCGGAGGAGATGGAATTCTGCGGAAGAGAAGTGGAGAGGAGAGTCGACAGAGGCGCAGCGAGGTGAACAGTAACGAAGgaagggggagggggaggggacATGGTTGGCATGATTAGAGAAGGGAGGGGCAGAAGCGAGAGGAGAGAAGCAGGCGGAGCAGTTAATAAAGCGGCGGGAATCGTGCAGGGCGACGGCGATGGGCGGTGCCGGAGGTGTAAGGTCCTCCCCAATGGCGACGCCTTCCACCGCTCTCATCTCCATTTTCGTTCTGCCAGCTGTAAAACTAAAAACTCACCCTTTTCGTTCAAACCACGTGGTCTAGGGGTACCGGGAGACCCTCTCAAATGTTCGAGTCCTATTCACTTGTTGACTCACTCGACTGAACAAGATCACCGAGAAGTAACGTTATTCCCAAGACGTCCTGATCAACTCACTGCATGTGGGGCCGCCTCCATGCCCAGTTATCCTGCATTCACCACATGACGGGGCGATACGTGTTTCCAGATTCACCGCACATTTATTACTAGGAAGGAGAACTTTTAGAAAACTCAACTACCCCGAGAAACTCAATTGCCCATATATTCAACTACCTATAGAAACTCAATTGTCCATATATACTTCCGACTCGGGAAAAGTACACTTAGATATAAATGTAGATTATTACCTTAAAATGTTATATGAATAAGGACTCCACAATCCAAAAACTAACCTTGATGTTTACCCATCCAAATGGTTAACAAATTGCGAAAATGCTACTCTATACTAGGCATATTCTGTAAAATGTAAACCAAACATAGTGTTATATCATGAATCAATCCTGAgttacagagagagagagatatggaGACACAAGTTAATCTCTTCCATATCACAGCACAACAAAACATCAGATTTCACCTACAACACAACAGCAGGCTGTAAACCGTGGAAGGCAGATCTCATATTCCTTACATGGTTCTCTATAACAAGTCGAGAATTTGCTACAACAACAACGTTCCCGAGGCGAGGGCGGGAAATCAACCGTCGCTGGTGAGTGTGAAGGCAATAAGAACTATAGACAGCGAGAAGAAAATGGTCGCGCCTGAGAACAGCCACAACACTTTGCTTCTCGGGCTCTGCCTAACGTGCTGACCGCTTAGCTCTACTTCTTTTAGGAGCGCTCTAACTTCGTCCATGTTGCAGTCCTTGGCGGCTCGCATTAGCCTGGCCTGTACCTTCTCGAGCTTCACGAGCCTCCTGTCTTTCGACTCATCTTTAACAGGCCAGAAAAGGCCTACCATCTTCCACAGGCATATGCCCATGTAGATGGCCACAACAACGTCCACGCTGTAATGATGGCGTTCCCTTATTTCTCTTTGGGCGCTATGGAACAAAAGAATCCAGATGAGTGCAGAGCTATATCCACCGTACGCTTCCTGCATTAGTTTTAAACGACAGATGAGCATGGTTCGCTAGGCGCTCATCGGGCACTTGGGGGGCGCCTAGGCacccttatattttttttttttatttcgcttaaaacaatgttattttgaatgaaataacctattaaaaaaaaagaagagaatgcctaggaggcctagtgttatgcttaggcggcctagccggccaaccgcctagaccaccgattaaggtgatacgctaggcggtcggccagcgcctaggcggggattaatcagcgcataggcgggatttttgcaacactgcagATGAGACTACATTACAAGAAACAAATGCAATTTTTGCTCGATAGACAGCAGCACAGCAAATGTGATACGAGAAGAGTTGGGGGCATACCGTCCATGCCATAGCTGTTAGTACAGCAACGAGCATGTGGCCGCTATATATAAGGTCATTGCAGCCACCTCCCGCTTTCTTCAGCAGATGGTACCACGAAGATTTACCCTCGGGGGCTGTAGGTCGCAAGAAATCAATAAGAAAGTTCATCACACCCCAATTGGGATGGAAATCCCCTTCGTATTCCCCAGGATCAGCTGAAAAGAATAGCAGAAATATTCACAAAGATGCAACATTACATTTGCACAAGATGTTGAAGAACAAGATACACTCGAgcatttgaataataattatcctagaagtaaaaactaaaaagaactTTTCCAGAATATTGCAATGTAACTGATGTTCTTCCTGGTTTTACGTATATTTAAGCAACCATAGGCATATAAACTTGTATGTAAAAAGAAGAGGATAGACAGCAGATAGAATACCGTAAGCAGTATCCCAGCCAATTACTTGGCGTATAGCTTGAGAATCTTTGGCGTATGGAACATAATACTTCTGAACCCACCGATTAGGGTGATAAGGAACGCGAAAACGAGATTCCGCACACCAAGGCCGTGCAGATGGCAGAATTGTTGACACGAATGCAATGGTCCGAAGAAGACGCCCAACGCCCATAGTGAACATGTATCTCGCACCAAGCCCAAGTCCCGGAGCTTCAACAGAGTTGAAGAGTACAGAAAAAGCAAGCATAATAAACAGCATCAAGAAATGATGCAATCCAATTATACGAGCTCTTAATACATCAACCAACGTTCCCGGTAGCTTCTCATTCAAGGCCAGCAGCAACCACTGCCCAACATCAGGAAGAGGCGGGGTATCACTGTCAGA from Ipomoea triloba cultivar NCNSP0323 chromosome 6, ASM357664v1 includes:
- the LOC116022000 gene encoding uncharacterized protein LOC116022000, with protein sequence MSRPPSWGAAILKNRRGSGLGFAAIAYIGVDYLRFVSPSLHAWVQPLLWTALAIAAIIRVPFYNHWSAELRSALPFIFAVLFMLSALLIEAISVRSVTAVLGLDWHNDTPPLPDVGQWLLLALNEKLPGTLVDVLRARIIGLHHFLMLFIMLAFSVLFNSVEAPGLGLGARYMFTMGVGRLLRTIAFVSTILPSARPWCAESRFRVPYHPNRWVQKYYVPYAKDSQAIRQVIGWDTAYADPGEYEGDFHPNWGVMNFLIDFLRPTAPEGKSSWYHLLKKAGGGCNDLIYSGHMLVAVLTAMAWTEAYGGYSSALIWILLFHSAQREIRERHHYSVDVVVAIYMGICLWKMVGLFWPVKDESKDRRLVKLEKVQARLMRAAKDCNMDEVRALLKEVELSGQHVRQSPRSKVLWLFSGATIFFSLSIVLIAFTLTSDG